Proteins encoded by one window of Cuniculiplasma divulgatum:
- a CDS encoding uroporphyrinogen decarboxylase/cobalamine-independent methonine synthase family protein, with protein sequence MNVKTLVYGIYPRSDRLRLDYGRHERGSLSTEKLKDIIKEEKDIFYRLTDEINLVTDPLFNWHDIFRPVALSVNGIKLGPLRRYGETNTFYREPLIEGKGELKIDIFTDQEFEENPPFPIFYGGNRKILPIFPSPVAMYRMSSNESKYSIQDFSENLLEIYGKIADRMGSRKILIFAPQIDKDDVSSMKKICSTHEIILLSPEVIKSEYFDGISFKFDSIVVSRKENLNVAGDHSRIPGLGVLDAHNTKIENGGDIEKMLEEVQKEFNFKDLILTHNDYMDFLPRTIADRKVKILQEVN encoded by the coding sequence ATGAATGTTAAAACACTGGTATATGGAATTTACCCAAGAAGTGACAGGCTAAGGCTCGATTATGGAAGACATGAAAGAGGATCACTTTCTACTGAAAAGTTGAAAGACATAATCAAGGAGGAAAAGGATATATTTTATAGATTGACAGATGAAATCAATCTTGTAACAGATCCACTTTTCAACTGGCATGATATTTTCAGACCAGTAGCTCTATCTGTAAATGGAATAAAGTTAGGTCCACTTAGAAGGTATGGCGAGACCAATACATTTTACAGGGAACCTTTAATTGAGGGAAAAGGAGAACTTAAGATTGACATTTTCACAGATCAGGAATTTGAAGAGAATCCTCCTTTCCCAATTTTTTATGGAGGTAATAGAAAAATTTTACCAATTTTTCCGTCACCTGTAGCCATGTACCGAATGTCATCAAACGAAAGCAAATATTCTATTCAGGATTTTTCAGAAAACCTGCTTGAAATATATGGCAAAATAGCCGATAGGATGGGTTCAAGGAAAATTCTAATATTTGCCCCGCAAATTGATAAAGACGATGTTTCATCCATGAAAAAAATATGCTCAACTCATGAAATAATCCTTTTGTCACCAGAAGTGATAAAATCTGAGTATTTTGATGGGATCAGCTTCAAATTTGATTCTATTGTTGTCAGCAGGAAAGAGAATTTGAACGTGGCTGGGGATCACTCCAGAATACCAGGTTTAGGGGTTCTTGATGCACATAATACAAAAATAGAAAATGGGGGAGATATAGAAAAAATGCTGGAGGAAGTCCAGAAGGAATTCAACTTTAAAGATCTGATATTAACGCATAATGATTACATGGATTTCCTTCCAAGAACAATAGCAGATAGGAAGGTAAAGATACTTCAGGAGGTTAATTAG
- a CDS encoding methylenetetrahydrofolate reductase, producing the protein MQISNFQSKQKILKSVEIVPKRNENIDDLLAAREIFSDIADMVTAPENQMGRPGIDPLMALYIMTHGTNVIAMPHVTPRDKNTLYISSQILTSEKLGINHFFVIGGDPISGNFGREVREMDTNETIRHIRKFSREQERDKEAIIGAALNPYRNSEEEIVRSKIESGATLFISQMCYNSEPFKKKWIRQRKFKLFLGFMPILKKSNIESLSKMGVLLPEGLKSIIANSENLRDTSLKLIDNLVSDMKGYIDGVHIMPIGNNEIAKEIMEVL; encoded by the coding sequence GTGCAGATTTCAAATTTCCAGAGCAAACAGAAAATCCTGAAATCAGTTGAAATAGTTCCAAAAAGGAACGAAAACATAGATGATCTGCTGGCAGCAAGAGAAATCTTTTCAGACATTGCTGACATGGTTACCGCTCCAGAAAACCAGATGGGAAGGCCCGGAATCGATCCACTTATGGCTCTTTATATAATGACGCATGGTACAAATGTGATCGCCATGCCTCATGTTACTCCAAGAGACAAAAATACTCTCTATATTTCATCCCAGATTCTAACATCAGAGAAACTCGGCATCAACCATTTCTTTGTGATAGGAGGTGACCCAATATCAGGTAATTTTGGGAGAGAAGTAAGAGAAATGGATACAAACGAAACAATAAGGCATATCAGAAAATTTTCCAGGGAGCAGGAGAGGGATAAGGAAGCAATAATAGGAGCAGCACTAAATCCATACAGAAATTCAGAGGAAGAAATAGTAAGATCCAAGATTGAGTCTGGGGCCACACTATTCATAAGCCAGATGTGTTACAACAGTGAGCCTTTCAAAAAGAAATGGATAAGACAGAGAAAATTCAAGCTATTTCTGGGTTTTATGCCGATCCTGAAGAAAAGCAACATAGAATCCCTATCAAAAATGGGTGTGTTACTTCCAGAAGGCTTAAAGTCAATAATTGCTAACTCTGAAAATCTGAGAGACACATCTCTGAAACTAATAGACAATCTTGTGAGCGATATGAAAGGATATATTGATGGAGTTCATATTATGCCTATTGGAAATAATGAAATTGCAAAAGAAATAATGGAGGTTTTATAA
- a CDS encoding phage protein GemA/Gp16 family protein, which produces MSGELTRSQKNFLNKLMEESSERLEASEKFIKNLGKGEISELSVQEASRLIDELQKIKGEAASSTGSTGPTKKQKSFISNLQDSEERIAYTRKYLEKAGKKSVDELNVKEASLLIDGLMEKKGDPQRTRAQTDFQATPKQINYIKSLQKSEKDQKIVTEYLKSIGKKSLDEITRTEASTIIEKLKI; this is translated from the coding sequence TTGAGTGGAGAATTAACGAGAAGCCAGAAGAATTTTTTGAATAAACTTATGGAGGAATCCTCAGAAAGACTGGAAGCTTCAGAAAAATTTATAAAAAATCTTGGGAAGGGAGAGATATCTGAACTGAGTGTACAGGAAGCATCTAGACTCATAGATGAACTGCAGAAGATAAAGGGCGAGGCTGCTAGTTCAACTGGAAGTACCGGTCCCACGAAAAAGCAGAAGTCCTTCATTTCAAACTTACAGGATAGTGAGGAGAGAATTGCATATACAAGAAAGTATCTCGAGAAGGCAGGAAAGAAAAGTGTGGATGAGTTGAACGTGAAAGAAGCATCTCTACTAATAGATGGGCTAATGGAAAAGAAAGGAGACCCCCAGAGAACCAGGGCACAGACAGATTTCCAGGCGACACCAAAGCAGATAAACTACATTAAGAGCCTTCAGAAATCAGAGAAAGATCAGAAAATAGTAACAGAGTACCTGAAATCAATAGGAAAGAAGTCTCTGGACGAGATAACGAGAACAGAAGCAAGCACAATCATTGAGAAACTAAAGATTTAG